The proteins below are encoded in one region of Coffea arabica cultivar ET-39 chromosome 4c, Coffea Arabica ET-39 HiFi, whole genome shotgun sequence:
- the LOC140004788 gene encoding uncharacterized protein → MKIPPFQGKSDSDTYLEWESRVELVFDCNDYTDAQKLRLAIVEFTDYAIVWWEQVVTSRRRCGELPITTWTELKRLMKRRFVPSHYHRDLYQKLQTLTQGQRSVEDYYKDMEISMLRANIQEDREATMARFLNGLRVEIADQLELQYYVEIEHMVEKAIKIEQRLKRRGTTTNYNPHPQTFPRPFQPRREERGSNAWTTPKPKHDQGSSSRPPFSKTDSKVVSKSTIETSKPRNRDTKCWRCQGVGHIASQCPNPRTMLVLPNGDIVTDDEEEEYKDMPPLVEEEDEIEEVPTQDKVGLVARRALATQASKDELQRDNIFYTKCHVTNKVCSLVIDPGSCTNVASALMVEKLNLPTSEHPRPYKLQWLNNSGEVRVHKQVLVIFRIGRYEDDVMCDVVPMQAAHITLAPLTPQQVHENQVSLQKEYDLHASTKKENAKAKKLELADPSSSKLDHSHSTIEPIQERKPSMLAKVKNVRKALHSNQVLFILFGKESLLTNALDASLPSVITNLLQEYQDVFPEDIPNGLPPLRGIEHQIDFIPGSSLPNKAPYRTNPEETKEQQRQVEELLSKGWIHENLSPCAVLVLLVPKKDGGWRMCTDCRAINAITVNLPNFDKAFEVECDASGLGIGAVLLQEGRPVAYFSEKLNGAALNYSTYDKELMALVRALQTWQHYLRPREFVLHTDHESLKHIKSQDKLSKRHARWITFIDSFTFVIKYKTSKTNVVVDALSRRYALITTLDAKLLGFEFLKDLYATDSDFGEIFVSLPRHSREHYFISQGFLYYKDKLYIPKSSMRTLLVREAHGEGLMGHFGIAKTLMILQEHFFWPRMRSDVERHIERCVTCHQAKSKVHPYGLYTPLPIPHEPWVDLSMDFVLGLPRTRKGHDSIYVVVDRFSKMAHFIPCHKTDDAKHVADLFFREIVRLHGMPRTIVSDRDAKFLSYFWKTLWCKLGTKLLFSTSSHPQTDGQTEVVNRTLSTLLRAIIKKNIKYWEDCLPHVEFAYNRTVHSATHYSPFEIVYGFNPLTPFDLTPLPVHERVNLNGKHKATYVRELHTKVLANIEKRTLQYIQSANKGHCKMVFEPGDWVWIHMRKERFPIKRRSKLLPRGDGPFQVLERINDNAYKLELPGEYGVHANFNVSDLSPFHADDEFDLGTNRLQEKGTNEKGLKVARTSSAQVMQIPSGPITRACARRLQESLQALVCTIQERVGDDLRTIEGLHNGETTL, encoded by the exons ATGAAGATTCCtccgttccaaggcaaatctgattCGGATACGTACCTTGAATGGGAGAGTCGAGTAGAACTAGTATTCGATTGTAATGACTACACTGATGCACAAAAATTGAGACTTGCCATAGTCGAATTCACTGACTATGCCATAGTTTGGTGGGAACAAGTGGTTACAAGCAGGAGAAGGTGTGGTGAACTACCTATAACCACTTGGACTGAGCTCAAGAGGCTTATGAAGAGGCGATTTGTGCCAAGTCACTACCATAGAGACTTGTACCAAAAACTTCAAACCTTGACTCAAGGTCAACGCTCAGttgaggactactacaaggacATGGAAATCTCCATGTTGAGAGCTAatattcaagaagatagagAGGCTACAATGGCAAGATTTCTCAATGGTCTGAGGGTTGAAATAGCCGATCAACTGGAGCTTCAATACTATGTGGAGATAGAACATATGGTGGAGAAGGCTATCAAGattgagcaaaggctcaagaggaggggtacaacCACAAATTATAACCCTCATCCACAAACATTTCCTCGTCCATTCCAGCCTAGAAGGGAAGAGAGAGGGTCGAATGCTTGGACCACTCCAAAGCCGAAGCACGATCAAGGGTCAAGCTCCCGGCCGCCTTTTTCAAAAACCGACTCCAAGGTTGTGTCAAAATCAACAATTGAAACTTCAAAACCTAGGAATCGTGACACCAAATGTTGGAGGTGTCAAGGAGTTGGACATATTGCAAGCCAATGTCCAAATCCAAGGACCATGCTTGTACTACCAAATGGAGACATTGTCACTGATGATGAAGAGGAGGAGTACAAAGACATGCCTCCCttggttgaagaggaagatgagatAGAGGAAGTGCCAACTCAAGACAAAGTTGGATTGGTAGCAAGAAGGGCACTAGCTACTCAAGCTAGTAAAGATGAGCTTCAACGTGACAACATCTTTTACACCAAGTGCCATGTGACCAACAAGGTATGCAGCTTAGTGATTGACCCAGGAAGTTGCACTAATGTTGCTAGTgcattgatggtggagaaactaaaCTTGCCAACTAGTGAACACCCCCGTCCCTATAAACTTCAATGGTTAAACAACAGTGGAGAGGTCCGTGTTCATAAACAAGTTTTAGTTATATTCCGCATTGGTAGGTACGAAGATGATGTTATGTGTGATGTGGTACCAATGCAAGCTGCACAT attaCACTTGCACCTCTTACACCTCAACAAGTGCATGAGAATCAAGTAAGTCTACAAAAAGAGTATGACCTACATGCTTCCACCAAGAAGGAAAACGCCAAAGCTAAGAAATTAGAGTTGGCCGACCCTTCTTCAAGCAAATTGGATCACTCTCATTCGACCATAGAGCCCATACAGGAGAGAAAACCCAGCATGCTTGccaaggtgaaaaatgtgagAAAGGCCTTGCATTCTAACCAGGTTTTGTTTATTCTATTTGGCAAGGAATCCTTACTCACTAATGCTCTTGATGCTTCTTTGCCTAGTGTTATTACTAACCTCTTACAGGAGTATCAAGACGTCTTTCCTGAGGATATACCTAATGGTTTGCCTCCACTAaggggaattgaacatcaaattgatttcattcctggATCTTCCCTTCCAAACAAGGCACCATATAGGACTAATCCTGAGGAAACCAAGGAGCAACAACGACAAGTGGAGGAGTTGCTTAGTAAGGGTTGGATTCATGAGAATCTAAGCCCCTGTGCTGTCCTAGTTCTACTTGttccaaagaaagatggaggatgGAGAATGTGCACTGATTGTAGGGCAATTAATGCCATAACGGTAAA tttacctaattttgacaAAGCTTTTGAAGTAGAGTGTGATGCCTCTGGTCTaggtattggagctgttttACTCCAAGAGGGTCGCCCGGTTGCCTACTTTAGCGAGAAGTTGAATGGAGCTGCTCTAAACTACTCAACCTATGATAAGGAACTAATGGCCTTAGTGCGAGCTCTACAAACATGGCAACATTACCTTCGCCCTCGTGAGTTTGTCTTGCACACAGATCATGAGTCGCTTAAGCATATCAAGTCCCAAGACAAGTTGAGTAAGCGACATGCGAGATGGATTACCTTCATTGACAGTTTTACCTTTGTGATCAAATACAAGACAAGTAAGACGAATGTTGTGGTTGATGCACTCTCACGAAggtatgcacttatcactacattagatgctaagttgcttggtTTTGAATTTCTTAAAGATCTTTATGCCACTGACTCAgattttggtgagatttttGTTTCCTTGCCACGACACTCTCGTGAGCACTATTTCATCTCTCAGGGGTTCTTATACTACAAGGACAAGCTTTACATTCCCAAGAGCTCCATGCGCACACTCCTAGTGAGAGAAGCTCATGGAGAAggactaatgggacactttggcattGCCAAGACCTTAATGATTCTCCAAGAGCATTTCTTCTGGCCACGCATGAGGAGTGACGTAGAACGGCACATTGAAAGGTGTGTGACTTGTCACCAAGCAAAATCAAAGGTACACCCTTATGGTCTCTATACACCTTTACCAATCCCACATGAACCATGGGTTGATCTGTCAATGGATTTCGTGCTTGGACTACCTAGGACTAGAAAAGGACATGACTCAATCTATGTGGTAGTTGACCGCTTCTCCAAAATGGcccattttattccttgtcaTAAAACAGATGATGCTAAGCATGTTGCAGATTTATTCTTTCGTGAGATTGTTAGATTACATGGCATGCCACGCACTATTGTTTCTGATAGGGACGCCAAATTCCTTAGCTACTTTTGGAAAACCTTGTGGTGTAAACTGGGTactaaattgctattttctacttctagtcacccacaaactgatggtcaaACCGAAGTGGTTAATAGGACTTTATCTACCCTGTTGCGCGCAATTATAAAAAAGAACATTAAATATTGGGAAGATTGCTTACCACATGTGGaatttgcatacaatcgcacTGTTCATTCCGCTACACATTATTCGCCTTTTGAAATTGTGTATGGCTTTAACCCTCTCACACCTTTCGATTTAACTCCTTTACCTGTTCATGAGAGAGTTAACTTGAATGGTAAGCACAAAGCTACATATGTACGTGAGTTACACACTAAGGTGCTCGCCAACATCGAGAAGCGTACACTTCAATACATCCAAAGTGCCAACAAGGGGCACTGCAAGATGGTTTTTGAGCCCGGTGATTGGGTATGGATACACATGCGCAAAGAGAGGTTCCCAATCAAAAGGCGTAGTAAGCTACTTCCCAGGGGGGATGGTCCATTCCAAGTCCTGGAGCGTATaaatgacaatgcctacaaacttGAACTTCCAGGTGAGTATGGCGTACATGCTAATTTTAATGTATCTGACTTGAGTCCTTTTCATGCAGACGATGAGtttgatttggggacaaatcgccttCAAGAGAAGGGGACTAATGAGAAGGGGCTCAAGGTTGCTCGAACTTCTAGCGCTCAAGTCATGCAAATACCAAGTGGTCCGATTACAAGAGCGTGTGCTAGAAGACttcaagaatcacttcaagctcttgtttgcACGATTCAAGAACGAGTTGGGGATGACTTGAGGACCATTGAAGGATTACATAATGGAGAAACTACTCTATAA